The genomic DNA CCTCTCGGGCTCGTGTGAAAGTTACCGCGGGATTTTCGAGAGACAGAGGAAGCGGCGGGGCCTGCTGGCCTGGGAAATGCGTTTGGAAAAAGGGCGGGATAGGGTACTGTTCCCAGATACCCTGCCAGTACTTCCCCCTGTCTCGAGCGGGCCCACAGCCCGTAGGCTGTATGGGCGGGGGGTTCTCTTCCAGAGAAGTCCGCGGGCGATCCGATTCGCCCGTTTCGGATCCGACGCCTGCCCCGCCGCGACGACGAGACGACTCATCAGACGAGGCGCCCGCGGCACTGCTTGCCTGCTGGGGATGCCCTTCCCTCCGGCATGGCGCCAAGCGGTGGGCCCAGCCAGCGcatgaagagagagagagagagagagagagagagagagagagagcaggccGGTCAAAGGTGGTGAGGCCAAGCAGAGGGCTGTGGTCTCCCAATCTGCGCTGCGTCTCTGCTGTCGCGCCCTGAAAACCCTATCCtccggtcctcctcctcctctgctgcgTTGCACGCCGTGGCAGGGACGGTATGCGACACGCGGTGCAAAGCGCACCCGGCCAAAGCTCCCCCTGCCTCCTGCTCCGGGTATGGTCCCAGGGTTTTCACTTTTCACTCGCTTGCTCTTGGGATCCATCCAATCGTCCTAACTCCTAAGCTCGATTTCTCGTTCCCAAtctccaactttttttttccaattgaGTACGTATTGGCTATTTACACGTTTGATGGGTACCGCACGGTTGGTACGTGCAGCAATTGCGGCCGCCCGTAAGAAGAGGGAGGGAGCCGGCGTGGCTTCAGGGTGGCCGCACACGCCGCGGGGGCGTCGCGGCGCTGTCCGTCTACAGGAAGCCACTCCGGCCATCAGCAACGACCATCGATGTTCATCACCACTTGAACAGCGACCGCGTGTGCATTCTTCGCGTGGGAGACGGCGACGACCAAGACCCCCAAGCCTTTAGCAGAACATTCGGGGAAATTCAGGAGCAAAAAAAGCTGCGActccgctgccgcgccacgccATGCCCTCTGCAGCTGCAGGTTTTGCACCGCATGCCATTGCATGCCATCGCTATCGCTGGCAAATCCAGAGCTCTCCAAGCCGTCCCCCATGGCTGCCATGCATGGCCACCTAGCTTCTTGGCTGCTGCCACTTTGGGCGAGGCAAAGGAGGATTCAGAGAGCCCGAAGAGGAAGGGAGCGATTGGTTACTGGATTAGTGACAGCTCGGGCCACTAATGCCGACCCTAATCGAGCCACCAATCACCTTCCCTTTCAGCTCGATCCCAATATTCCATCGATCACCATCCATCGTCCGTCGCCGACGTTCGTTCACACCGAAATTTCATTTCACTGCAGCAGAAAGCCAGATATTTCCGTGCTGCGATATTTCTGCTCACAGGATCAGCGAAAACTTATCCAAAACCCATCATCGTCAGCTCGGGTCGTCGCTCATCCGGGCACGCGGTTGCCATCCACGCCTTTCCCAATCGACGACGGCGACCGGAAAGCAGAACGAAAGGCAAGGGCGTCCTTTCAGGTTCAGGCTGGCCTTGCAAGTTCTGATATCAGAGGAAGGTTCTAGAAGCTCCAGCTACCACCCGTCCGGAACTTTATCCGAACGCGTGCAGCGACGGCGCGGGTCTACCTCCCCTCCCAACGACCTCCGCCCGGGATCtctcgtcttcgtcttcgtTGGCCacccccttttttttcccccccaCCGAAGAGGTATTGAAACCAGTGGCCCAGCCTGCCGATCTTGTGCTTGTGGGTGAACGGTGATGCAGCATCCAGCAACCTGCCTGTTCATAGCTTCTCCGTGTACGGTGTACCAAGCTGCCAGATTTGCCGTTTGCAAAACGGAAAGGGGGAGGGACGCTTTCCGGGGCCAGAAATGGAGGCACCGTTAGCAGCCATTACCTGATTGACTGTGTCATCCTTGTGGTGGTCTTCCCTGTGTTTTCTTCACCTTTTTACTGTTTTAAGCGTACGCTTCATTTGGCATATGATGGTTAGCAGGAAATgaaccatgtttttttttccttgacccaAACTCCTACGAAGAACCTTTAGATTTGGTTTCGAATGCCTTTTCCTCGACATACTAATTATAGAAGCCACTCTACTTTGAGTAGATGGAATCTAGAGTCTCATCTTTTGTACTGGTCGGAATTATATCGGTCACACTAACCCTCTAATATGCTGGAACCTCTAATATGCTGGAAGAAATTGTAGGATATGCTGGAAGAAATTGTATCGGTCACGATAAACTCTCCAATATGATCGAAACGAGATGTTGCAAAACTAAGGCTCGAGATTCCTTTGGCCCAGCTGATTTCAGCTATCAAATCCACTGAAACTTGCATAATCTTGGATTTCTGCCACAAAACCTCCACCATGAAACCCTAGCCTCTCCAGGATCAGGGGCCCCCGGAGGGCCACGTGTCGGCGCCTCCCCCGGTGGCGATCCGGGCCGTCCATTCATGCGGGCGGCATGGACGACTATGCAGCCCCAGCTCCAAACCAACACGGCGGTCGACACATCACACGGGCGCAACAGTATCGGCGGCTGTTCATCTCATCTCTGACAAGTGACCATGATCACCTAGCCTAGAGCTCAGCACCCCTTCCCTCTCCCACTCCCTCTTTCCTCCCAGATTCCCGCCCCCCTCcgctcctcggctcctcctcctcccgggctTCCCCCCACTCGCTAGCCTCTAGCTCCGGGCCTCCTCTCGCTGTGCGTGCACAGCGGTGGCGCACAGGCGCGGGCAGTAGGGGCCGCTGCATCGAGGAGCgcgctgcgcctgcgcggcgCGGCAGGAAGGCTGCAAGGCTGGCGGCTGCTGCCCACTGGGCGTCGCCCTGAACTGTGGAGATTCCCATCCCCATTTCCCAATTATGGATAGCCAGCGGCCAGGGGGGGAGGACTGAGGTCGCTCGCTCGCCATTGCTCCCGTTTGAGGTAAGCGCATGGAATTCCTGGTCTTGCCCACCTAAAAATCCTAACGAGATCGGATCTTTTGGCTGCCGCGAGCCCGGGAAATGGAGAAAGGCGGGATCTTGAAGGCGCCTTCTCCTACCTTTCTTGGTTtcctgctgtttttttttcggTTATCCTTTTATTGATTGATTCATGATTGCATTTGTGAGTCCCTCTGTTTAGCTTTCGTATCCATTCTACCGGTGGTTAATCTGTGCGAGgttcctctgtttttttttaatgccAAAGCGAAGTGTTCTTAATGTTGCCTAGCAGAGTGGAGTTACAGCCAAACAGGGTTTAGCTCCTTTTGACTTTTTGTATAGCCCCTTTTCCCCTAATAAGTTCGATCCTAGCATCGGCAAGTGTGAGTGCTGTATTCATTTTTACCGGAAAAGTGTGGGTGCTGCTGGTTGCTGGTAATCCGCTTTGGGTGCTGAAATGCGATGGAAAGTGAGGTACAATCTTGGAGGAGTGATCGATGGCTTGCCATGTTTTGCCTTCAGCATTCTTTCAGATTTTGGAGAAACGCAATGGAAGGACCATTGCTCGTTCCCGCCTTCCAGAGTTAGCTAGAACAAGTGGTTGATTTTTGGCTGCCGGATACCAATTCATGGTGGCGCTTTTTGGGCCTTTTGTTTCTGCTTTTCTCTTTCAAGAAAGTACACGATGCCTTTGCCCAACTTCGTTTTCACTGCCGACTACCAAAATCGCGTAGGTCCTACCTTATTCCCCGGAATGAGACTATCATTGCAAGCGGTTGTCATGAGGACTTATGCCAAATCCTGTGTTTAATGAGAGAATTTGTACCATCCCTTAACCTTCATGGCCCTGATTTCTTAAATTGTCAAGTCACCATTGCCTTTAGACAGCAACCGAGCGGAGGCCTGAGCCTGGGCTTTTGCAGATTCCTCTTATCTGTTTATTTCTATATCACAATATCAGATGCGCCATTCAAATGGCATCTTTCACAGACACTAATTTCAGGTTGCTTTGTTTGCGTGGCTCTCCTTGCAATCTCTCAGAATTTATTCCTGAAGAATACCAGGCTGCTCCACAACTAGCTGTTTATTCACGTATTCGCTATTTTGACCATAAATTGCCCCATCCATTATGGGTCAATAAATTggaagtgcattcacaagattACGATCTTTCGAGTCTTTCCTGACATTTTCTACCTTAGGGCTTAGGTTATTAGCCTTGAAGACCATGTTCTGACTTGTTGCTTTTCATTTTTAGGGTCACAACTTCTCGTACCTGTTGTAGCTCGGCAACCTGTTTAGCAAAATGAGGCCTTCAGACGACAGGGCGCAGCTCTCAGGCTTTGCACAATCAGAAGAATCAACACTTGATGTGGAGGGGCATTGCTACCATCAACAGTCATTTCCTTGTTCTCCATCAATGCAACCAATTGCTTCTGGGTGCACACACACAGAGAACAGTGCGGCATACTTCTTATGGCCAACATCAAACCTACAGCATTGTGCGGCCGAGGGGCGTGCAAACTACTTTGGCAACCTTTCAAAAGGACTTCTTCCCAAGTCTGGCAAGTTGCCCAAGGGCCAGCAAGCAAATAGCTTGCTTGACTTAATGACTATAAGAGCTTTCCATAGCAAGATATTGCGATGTTTTAGCCTTGGGACGGCAGTGGGATTCCGCATCAGGAAAGGGGTTCTGACAGATATCCCTGCGATTCTTGTCTTTGTTGCTCGCAAAGTTCACAAGAAGTGGCTTAATCCGACTCAATGCCTTCCTGCAATTGTTGAGGTTGGGAAACTTCAATTTATATGTATTTTTGATTATTGGACTAGCTTGTTTTCTTTGCACTTTGTATTGGTTTTGTCATGGTCTGAATAGCTTTCACTTAGTTGGATCATTGACAGGGTCCAGGAGGTGTTTGGTgtgatgttgatgttgttgaGTTCTCGTACTATGGTGCACCAGctcaaactccaaaagagcAAATGTTCACTGAGCTTGTTGATAGGTTGTGCGGTAGTGATGAATGCATTGGTTCAGGCTCTCAGGTACACATTTGTTCTTTTCTGCATTGATTGATTTTTGAACCATATATCATGTGGATTAATTAGATTGTGCTACCGTGTGCACTTGTGCAGCTGTGCACAATGATTGTATCAGACAAAACCATGTACTACAAAATTGTACTAGTGGTTTGTAAGGGGACCATTCAATTTTGTCAAGATTCTTCTCATGATTTTACCAGTACGAAGGGAAAAAATAATTGTACGGCATGCATAGGAGGCTAAGGACTGACAGTTACTTTTTCAGCTAGTCCAATCATGTAAGATGCCTGGTTAAAGGAGCTACTATGAATCCTGCAAATGTTCAGTTCATCCAGCTGGATGTTCTGATAAGCTATTACAACTAGTATCCCCTGTAAAATCTATGCTACAGCGGCTAACACATCATCTGAGATAATGCAACTGAACTTTGCTTCTATAACCTAATTACCTTGGTCATTGGTTCTCTCTGAAACAAATAGAATGCTTCTCTGATGCAATGGATGATTCAAGAGGGCATGCTTCTGAAAACTTCCTCCTTACGGATCTTGTTTCACTGCTTCAGGTTGCAAGTCAGGACACTTTTGGAACTTTGGGTGCCATTGTAAAACGGCGAACTGGCAACAAGCAGATAGGTTTCCTCACCAACCGGCATGTTGCAGTTGACTTGGACTACCCAAACCAGAAGATGTATCACCCATTGCCACCCAACCTTGGGCCTGGTGTTTATCTTGGAGCTGTCGAAAGGGCAACATCTTTCATCACAGATGATGTTTGGTATGGAATTTATGCCGGAACAAACCCAGGTAGAGCAGTTACAAATTACCTGGTTAATATAGGAAATACAATATTACTTACAGCTTTAATTGCTTGGTTAATTTTGTGTCTATTTAAAATTTCACAAGATGCCATTATTTATTAATCTATTCATATCAAGCATGGTTTGACATTTGTGATTTTATTGAACTTTGTCAGTCAAATTAACATCAACTTGCTCTTCAGGTTACTACTTGCAAACAAAGCAGCATTAAGTTTtactttgaaaaaaatttagGTTGGGCCTTTTTTctgaacaaataaaataaagcCTATTTTCCGTCATGCTACCCAAGCAGTACATCtaccttatattttttttgctgATGATTCCAAATGATGTACATAACCTTCTAATTCCCAAACATACATGCCATGCTCTAATGAACCTGCAGAGACATTTGTACGGGCTGACGGGGCATTCATCCCATTTGCTCATGACTTTGACATCAAGACTGTCACGACTACGGTTAGGGGTGTTGGTGACATCGGGGATGTTAAGGTTATAGATCTGCAGTGTCCACTTAATAGCCTCATAGGGAGGCAAGTATGCAAAATCGGCAGAAGTTCTGGTCACACAACTGGAACTGTGATGGCTTATGCCCTTGAATACAATGATGAGAAAGGAATAAGCTTCTTCACTGATCTCCTTGTTGTTGGTGAGAATCGCCAAACATTCGATTTGGAAGGTGATAGTGGAAGCCTTATTATCCTGACCGGCCAGGATGGTGAGAAGCCACGTCCTATTGGGATAATATGGGGTGGCACAGCAAACCGTGGGAGGCTAAAGCTTACATGTGACCATGGCCCTGAAAATTGGACCAGCGGAGTTGATCTTGGCCGCCTTCTGGACCGTCTTGAACTTGATCTTATCATAACCAATGAATCACTCCAAGGTATGGTATTTTCCTGGCTTTCTGTTCTCTGTGTTATTCTCGTTTTCAATTGCCCGTTCAGATATCTACAAAATTCATTGCACGGCTCACAATTATTATTACAGAAATTGAATCTGTAtgtttttttggtttttttcaATGACACACAACTGACAGAATTTATCCCAAATGAAGATGCCGTGCAGCAGCAAAGGCTTGCGCTGGTGGCTGCAGCCAACTCTGCCGTTGGGGAGTCTTCCACAGTAGTCCCTCCTGTCCCGGAAGAAAAGGTGGAGGAGATGTTCGAGCCTCTGGGGATCAAAATTGAGCAGCTGCCTCGAAATGATGTTCCAGCCTCTGGAACTGAAGGGGAGGACGCAGGTGTGACCAATGTGGAAGTGGAAGAGCGCCAGTTCATCTCAAACTTCGTCGGCATGTCCCCCGTGCGCCAAGACCAGGACGCTCCGAGACAAATCGCCAACCTGAACAACCCATCAGAGGAAGAACTCGCCATGTCACTGCACCTAGGCGAACGGGAGCCCAAGCGGCTACGCACTGACACAGAGGCCGACCTCGACCTGGAGAAGTGAAGGGGTCATTTCAGCATCCCTACATTCAGAAACCAGAAGTAGTCCGAAGATCTCCTGCGGTTCAGCAAACTGAACCAGCAGCCTTAGCCTAAACCAGCAGGTTCTTGGCAAAAGCACTATCATGTACCATGATGAAACTTGATTCAGCATTTGTAGGATTTTAGGTAGTATCCCTGCAGTTTTGCTGTGCTCATGAGACTTTATATACACAATGCTGAATCCCCTATCATCATAAAACAATGCACGGAGTGATGAATTGATCACTTTTTTCCTATCATTATTGGTCAAGTTGTTTCAAGATCAGCTTCCGGAAAATCTCATGTTTTCACTTTCTGAAGTAGAaactgctgttttttttttctgctagTATGTATAGCGCCTGTACATCTCTGTCTATGGTCGAATCGACCTTCTTACTACTTGCCAAACGGAAGATGTTGAACGAATATGCTGAACATAGACGACGTAGGATGGGATGAGAGGATGGTCCTACCCTAGTTCGGGATGGTCCTATCCTAGTTCTTTAAGGATTCAAAGGGATGGAATGGTGTCGATTTCACACGGTTAGTTATAGTAAtttgggatcgtcccgtccttCGAACCTCCACTCCCGTCCTTCGAACAACGCATCAtccacttattttttttccagaagCAGATTTCACTGACACGTGGGTCCAACACGGCGAGCCGGCACGAAACCTAACCGTACTATACTAGGACTCCTCTGGGACGATCAACCCTAATTACTTCCAGCCCTAGTCACTGGTGGCTAGGCCCCGCAGCACGTGTGACGGGGTGAGACGGATCCACGTGGCCGCTGGTTGCTTCGCGCATCTCCCTTCGGCTGGGCGTTAGAGTACGGGACGGGAAACGGGAAGGATAGCGAAACCCTCACGCCGCCCACCTCCCAATTGCGGAAGCGAATAAAACACCGCAGGATTCCGGTTTGGCTCCAGCGTCGGTGTCCCCCGATTGGCTCCAAACCTTGCGGCCCCGTTCGCGCGATCGGAGCTAGCTGGTTTGGCGGGAAGGCCCTCGCCTCTCCTGTCTTCTCTTCAGCTGGAGGTAGTTGTGGGGGTCGGTCGGTGTTCATCGTAGGGGGCTGGGGGCGTCAGAGTTGTCGGCGTTTTCTTTTCGTTTCAGCCAAGGAGTTGAGTTGAGTTTCCTTGGCGGGAGCAGATTTCTTGCCGCCGCGGCAGATCGGGACTGCTCCTGTTCCATCTACGGACCAAATCGCTTCAGTTTTTGCTCTGATCCCCCCAAATCAGGTCGCTGCCTTTGCAACAATTTACTGAAATCGCTCATCTGTTCGTCTGGTGAAGCAAATCGCAAGCTGATTTCCCGAATATAATCTTCAGCTCACCTTGATTTCGCTGCAATTTGCTGGAATCGCTGGGCCATTGCTGCTCAGCTTGATTTGAGACCTGCCGACTGCTGACGGCGCTTTGTGGGGGCTAGTTACCGCTGGTACTGTTTGGGAGCTGAAATTGGATAGAGAAGGCTTGGAAAAGCGCAACCTTTTCTGGTGACCATGACGCTACTGGAGGAGTTGATCCGGGCGATTGAGCTCTGGCTGCGGATTGTGAAGGAGCAGGTGCCCTTGGTCGATCCAACCCTTGACCCGGTGCTACTTGTTCCTGGtatcgccggctccatcctagAAGCTGTTGATGATGCTGGGAACAAGGAGAGGGTGTGGGTGCGCATCCTCGCCGCGGAGCATGAGTTCCGAGAGAAGCTCTGGTCCAAATTTGATGCCTCCACTGGTATGAGCAACACTCTTGTTCACCAATAAGTTATAGTTTCAATTCAGTTGGCTATTATATATTGACTTAATTATTTATACTCTAAGTTTCTAATGTTATGGACTGTTGACTTGCTTATTTTACATGATTTCAAAAAAAGGAAGTTAGAATATTGAGCTAACAAAAAATTGGTAGAGATGCTTGTACTAAAGTCACATGGTCTTGATGAGATAATTGCTATAAACAAATGTATGGAAatttaatttcttttctttggctTGATAAGGAAAATTGTAGCTAATCCATTTCAATTTATGCTTTTCCCTTATGCTATTAGATTGTTTCCTGCTTCTATGTCATATGATACAAAGGTATTCTAATGGAGCAGGTGAAACTGTTTCTGTGAACGAGAAAACGAGAATTATTGTCCCTGAGGATAGATATGGTTTGTATGCC from Setaria italica strain Yugu1 chromosome VII, Setaria_italica_v2.0, whole genome shotgun sequence includes the following:
- the LOC101781956 gene encoding uncharacterized protein LOC101781956 isoform X2 produces the protein MRPSDDRAQLSGFAQSEESTLDVEGHCYHQQSFPCSPSMQPIASGCTHTENSAAYFLWPTSNLQHCAAEGRANYFGNLSKGLLPKSGKLPKGQQANSLLDLMTIRAFHSKILRCFSLGTAVGFRIRKGVLTDIPAILVFVARKVHKKWLNPTQCLPAIVEGPGGVWCDVDVVEFSYYGAPAQTPKEQMFTELVDRLCGSDECIGSGSQVASQDTFGTLGAIVKRRTGNKQIGFLTNRHVAVDLDYPNQKMYHPLPPNLGPGVYLGAVERATSFITDDVWYGIYAGTNPETFVRADGAFIPFAHDFDIKTVTTTVRGVGDIGDVKVIDLQCPLNSLIGRQVCKIGRSSGHTTGTVMAYALEYNDEKGISFFTDLLVVGENRQTFDLEGDSGSLIILTGQDGEKPRPIGIIWGGTANRGRLKLTCDHGPENWTSGVDLGRLLDRLELDLIITNESLQDAVQQQRLALVAAANSAVGESSTVVPPVPEEKVEEMFEPLGIKIEQLPRNDVPASGTEGEDAGVTNVEVEERQFISNFVGMSPVRQDQDAPRQIANLNNPSEEELAMSLHLGEREPKRLRTDTEADLDLEK
- the LOC101781956 gene encoding uncharacterized protein LOC101781956 isoform X1, producing MRPSDDRAQLSGFAQSEESTLDVEGHCYHQQSFPCSPSMQPIASGCTHTENSAAYFLWPTSNLQHCAAEGRANYFGNLSKGLLPKSGKLPKGQQANSLLDLMTIRAFHSKILRCFSLGTAVGFRIRKGVLTDIPAILVFVARKVHKKWLNPTQCLPAIVEGPGGVWCDVDVVEFSYYGAPAQTPKEQMFTELVDRLCGSDECIGSGSQVASQDTFGTLGAIVKRRTGNKQIGFLTNRHVAVDLDYPNQKMYHPLPPNLGPGVYLGAVERATSFITDDVWYGIYAGTNPETFVRADGAFIPFAHDFDIKTVTTTVRGVGDIGDVKVIDLQCPLNSLIGRQVCKIGRSSGHTTGTVMAYALEYNDEKGISFFTDLLVVGENRQTFDLEGDSGSLIILTGQDGEKPRPIGIIWGGTANRGRLKLTCDHGPENWTSGVDLGRLLDRLELDLIITNESLQEFIPNEDAVQQQRLALVAAANSAVGESSTVVPPVPEEKVEEMFEPLGIKIEQLPRNDVPASGTEGEDAGVTNVEVEERQFISNFVGMSPVRQDQDAPRQIANLNNPSEEELAMSLHLGEREPKRLRTDTEADLDLEK